In Rhodopirellula bahusiensis, the DNA window TGGCTCTCGACGGCCGCAGCCATCCGCAACACGTCGTCTTCACCCCAGTCACCGAATGTCTCGACCGCTGTGACTTCCGGTCGCCCCTGCGTCAGTGTCCCCGTCTTGTCGACGACGATCGTATCAACCTTCTCCATCACCTCTAGCACTTCGGCGTTCTTGATCAACACACCTTCCTTCGCGCCTCGCCCCACACCGACCATGACCGACATTGGCGTGGCGAGTCCGAGAGCACAGGGGCACGCGATGATCAACACGGCCACGGCCGCTACGAAGGCATGGGCGAGCTGTGGTTCGGGACCAAACACAGCCCAGCCGATGAACGCCGCTATCGAACAAACGATCACTGCCGGAACAAAATATCGGGAAACCACATCGACCAGTTTCTGAATCGGAGCACGGCTTCGCTGAGCGTCGGCGACCATTTGCACGATTCGATTGAGGACGGTATCGCCGCCCACCCCGACCGCTTCCATTACCAAAGCACCCGTTTGATTCAATGTCCCGCCGGTGATCTCGTCCCCTTCGACCTTTTGGACAGGGATCGGCTCACCGGTCAACATCGACTCATCAACGCTGCTTGAACCGCTCATGACGCGACCATCCACAGGAACCTTTTCACCAGGCCGGACTCGCAGACGATCTCCCTTGTGAACGGCATTCAACGCGACTTCTTCTTCGCCATCGTCCGTGATTCGGTGAGCTGTCTCTGGCGCAAGCTGCATCAACTCACGGATCGCACCACCTGTTTGCTGGCGGGCCCGCAGTTCCAACACTTGCCCCAAAAGGACGAGTGTGATGATCACGGCAGCAGCCTCGAAGTACAGCGGGGCAACACCGTTTTCATAAAACGCTTCCGGAATCACGCCAGGCAACAGCACGACGACCAAACTGAAAAAGTACGCCGCCAGTGTTCCGACCGCAATCAGCGAGAACATGTTTAGATTAAAGCTGCGAAACGACTTTGCACCTCGCACCAACAACGGCCAACCGCACCAAAACACCACCGGCGTTGCGAGCGCGAGTTGCAACCAACCGAACACCGATTGACTCATCCAGTCCGCCACGCGCAAGCCCACCATCGGCCCCATTGCGATCACCAACAGCGGCACCGACAGAACAACGCCGACCCAGAATCGACGCTTCATGTCGGCGTACTGTTCGTCATCACCATCGTCCGCCATGTCGACAAATTTCGGCTCCAAATCCATCCCACAGATCGGGCAGTCCCCGGGGCCAACCTGCTCGATCTCCGGGTGCATTGGACAGGTGTAGATCGCTGTCGGGTCTGCGGGCGTATCGCTCGCCTTGGATGATGAGTGACCACCGCAGCACGACGACGCCCGTGGCTGCTCGCCGATTTGATGCACAGCCGCTCCGCCACCGCAGCATGAGGTCTCGTTGCCCGCCTCCTTCTGAGCACGCTCCGCCAGCACGCCCGCCGGATCGCTCTCAAACTTCGTTAGGCATCCGTCGCTACAGAAGAAATATGGCTTCCCGTCATGCTCGCTACGAAGCGATTCGGCAGGATTGACGGTCATTCCGCAGACCGGATCGGTTGCATCGGCTTGGGGCGTGGACATGCTGGCTCCTTGGGCTGCCTTTTTGACAATTTGCATTATACCCCATTATGGTATGCAAGTTGCATTCCGAAAAGGAAGCGGCAACGCGGCCGCACAAACATTTCCACTGGAGACGCTAATGAGTACCGCAACTGCATCCATGAAAGAATGCCTTCAAAACTGCCAAGAATGCCAAACGACCTGTGCTGACATGCTGACCAGCCACTGCCTTTCCGAAGGCGGCGACCACGTCGAGCAAACCCACGTCAAACTAATGCTCGACTGCATCGCCGCCTGTGCCGCCTGCGTCGACTTCATGAGCCGCAACAGCGACAACCACACGTTGTATTGCCGAGCCTGCGCCGAGATCTGCAAGGCGTGTGCAGACAGTTGCAACAAGGTCGGCAACATGGACAAGTGCGTCGAGTGCTGCCGCAAATGCCAAGAAAGCTGTTCTTCGATGGCTGCATAGCACCAACCAAAATCTGAAGACGAAAAAACGCCGACTCCTGAATAGGGAACGCCGGCGTTTTGTCGTATCGTGATCGGACTGCTGAAGGGATCAGCGGTCAATTTTGTGTCACGAGAATGCAATGTCTAGGGAAACGCCCAACAATGGCCACTTCGGCCTTTTTTTGCATGGACTTTTTGAAGCAGATGTTCGCGAAAGAACCGAACACGTTCTGACTCCACTTGCCCAGACTTTTGTCGATGCCGTTCGAGCCTCGATGGATGAATTCATCGAAGGCTATCCGGCCGCGAAGGAAATTTGTCGCGCGCAACGCGGCCACTTGTCGCTAAATGTTCGCCTCGTCAGCAGAATCGGTGGGTTTGATTTGGCTCGGGTAGCTTTCCTAACTGGTGATACAGGGCGATTTCGATCGTTTTATACGACTTGAAACCGTATGCCTTTCTCAACGCCAGTTTGGCTTTGGTGTTCATGCCTTCCACGCTGCCGTTGGAGATCTCGCCACGAGCGAGAAACCAGTTCAACAGTAGGGTTCGGTGTCTGCGTAGTGTGCGTGCCATATCCTTCATCGGTTCGATTTTCGAGCGCATCGCTCGAGTACACCATTGATCGAGAAATCTGCCTGCCCAGGCCGGACTTTGGTAGCTCCAGAACCGTTGGAAGTCTTCTCGCATCAGATAAGCTTTGATGCTCTTCAGGTTATATTGCAGGAGATCATCAAGCTTGACCGTTTGCTTGTCCGTCAGATTCTCAGGGCGTTTTAGAAGGCACCATCGAGACCCTTTTGGCACCTCTTCATAGCCATCGGCTTTCAACTGCCGGGCCTCCTCAACCCGGACCTTGTTGAGCGCATCGCCGAACTTCTTCATCACGTGGTATCGGTCCAAGATGTGTACCACGTCGGCGGCCTTCTCGGCGATCACGTTCATGTACTGACGCCACATGTCGGTGCAAATGAACTTCAAACTCTGGATCGATGTCTCTGGAACGGCGTTGAAAAAACCGCGCAGACTTTCCTCGGTTCGATCTCGAGCGACGTAAAGCAACCGTCGGCAGTCGGCATCAATCTGGTAGACCAGCGTCAGGTACTTGTGTCCTCGACGGTAGGCAATCTCATCTACGCCGATCGCTTCAATGGAGCCGATTTCCCGGTGGATCAGTCCCCAACGAACCACCCAGGCAATTGCCCGGTAGACCGTGTCCCAGCTGGTACCGAAGACTAACGCTGTTTCTTTCCAGCTCAGCCGCTTTGCCCATGCGGCGAGAAAAATCCGATAGCTGTAGGTGCTGTGATGCTTTCCATCTGCCCAAGGAACTTTCTCGATCACCACGCCACAGGCGGGGCAAGCAACTCGCCTCATCGCGTAAAGAAAAAACACCGGGAAACCCCACAGCGGTACAAAC includes these proteins:
- a CDS encoding four-helix bundle copper-binding protein, with amino-acid sequence MSTATASMKECLQNCQECQTTCADMLTSHCLSEGGDHVEQTHVKLMLDCIAACAACVDFMSRNSDNHTLYCRACAEICKACADSCNKVGNMDKCVECCRKCQESCSSMAA
- a CDS encoding ISL3 family transposase; its protein translation is MQLKTILNRVERQKGFVYTRIRWSDDNQAISISIKPHARSRPICSGCGTKRPGYDTRGERRFEFVPLWGFPVFFLYAMRRVACPACGVVIEKVPWADGKHHSTYSYRIFLAAWAKRLSWKETALVFGTSWDTVYRAIAWVVRWGLIHREIGSIEAIGVDEIAYRRGHKYLTLVYQIDADCRRLLYVARDRTEESLRGFFNAVPETSIQSLKFICTDMWRQYMNVIAEKAADVVHILDRYHVMKKFGDALNKVRVEEARQLKADGYEEVPKGSRWCLLKRPENLTDKQTVKLDDLLQYNLKSIKAYLMREDFQRFWSYQSPAWAGRFLDQWCTRAMRSKIEPMKDMARTLRRHRTLLLNWFLARGEISNGSVEGMNTKAKLALRKAYGFKSYKTIEIALYHQLGKLPEPNQTHRFC
- a CDS encoding heavy metal translocating P-type ATPase, with product MQIVKKAAQGASMSTPQADATDPVCGMTVNPAESLRSEHDGKPYFFCSDGCLTKFESDPAGVLAERAQKEAGNETSCCGGGAAVHQIGEQPRASSCCGGHSSSKASDTPADPTAIYTCPMHPEIEQVGPGDCPICGMDLEPKFVDMADDGDDEQYADMKRRFWVGVVLSVPLLVIAMGPMVGLRVADWMSQSVFGWLQLALATPVVFWCGWPLLVRGAKSFRSFNLNMFSLIAVGTLAAYFFSLVVVLLPGVIPEAFYENGVAPLYFEAAAVIITLVLLGQVLELRARQQTGGAIRELMQLAPETAHRITDDGEEEVALNAVHKGDRLRVRPGEKVPVDGRVMSGSSSVDESMLTGEPIPVQKVEGDEITGGTLNQTGALVMEAVGVGGDTVLNRIVQMVADAQRSRAPIQKLVDVVSRYFVPAVIVCSIAAFIGWAVFGPEPQLAHAFVAAVAVLIIACPCALGLATPMSVMVGVGRGAKEGVLIKNAEVLEVMEKVDTIVVDKTGTLTQGRPEVTAVETFGDWGEDDVLRMAAAVESQSEHPLAQAVVRRAKSDDLQLAEASDFNSITGGGVHARVGQHEVVIGKADLLDEQGVTGVDAGRSKAGSHQAEGATVVFVSIDSALAAILTITDPIKESTPAALKTLHHLGLKVIMLTGDAEPTARAVATKLGIDEFHAGVSPEDKHDFVQKLKHEGKTVAMCGDGINDAPALAESNVGIAMGTGTGVAIESAGVTLVGGDLRGVAAAGNLSRKTMSNIRQNLFFAFIYNALGIPVAAGLLYPFFGVLLSPMIAAAAMSLSSVSVIANALRLRAAKLT